The following coding sequences are from one Bacteroidota bacterium window:
- a CDS encoding alanine/glycine:cation symporter family protein translates to MNLGDLIIEFADIIWGTPLLLLLIGGGLFFLIHSKLEPLRYFGHAIGVLSGKYDESGEKGDINHFEALSTAIAGTVGMGNIAGVAIAITTGGPGAIFWMWISAVVGVVTNFYTISLAVMFRGKDDKGELQGGPMYVISEGLGKNWRWMGILFSIFAMVGLTPMFNVNQLTQVINTSILQNIGIQESFYVNLSIGIILAILVLVIALGGIKRIAKTASMLVPVMVVFYFIAVLYILSINYQSIIPTFELIITDAFSANSVLGGSVGALIILGTRRGAFSNEAGIGTAAMAHGAAKTNEPIREGLVSMLIPVFDTLIVCTLTALAILVAGVWIDPSETGVHLTMMSFETVIPGYGTYILASAIFVFSFTTLFSFPYYGKKSFEYIFGSKYSWIYTVLYVLSIPVASVVSLKVVLGLIDSAYALMAFPTMISGIILAPKVKKAAKVYFAKYKKNY, encoded by the coding sequence ATGAACTTGGGTGATTTGATTATTGAATTTGCTGACATTATTTGGGGGACCCCATTGTTGTTATTACTAATAGGTGGGGGATTATTCTTTCTAATACACAGTAAACTGGAGCCTCTGCGTTATTTCGGGCATGCTATTGGTGTTTTATCGGGTAAATACGATGAAAGCGGAGAGAAGGGAGATATTAATCACTTTGAGGCTCTATCTACTGCAATTGCCGGTACAGTTGGTATGGGTAACATTGCCGGAGTAGCAATCGCAATTACTACCGGTGGACCGGGAGCAATTTTTTGGATGTGGATTAGTGCTGTTGTAGGAGTAGTGACGAATTTTTATACCATATCACTCGCAGTTATGTTTCGTGGTAAAGACGATAAAGGTGAGTTGCAGGGTGGACCAATGTATGTTATTTCAGAAGGGTTGGGCAAAAACTGGCGCTGGATGGGAATTTTATTCTCAATTTTTGCAATGGTAGGTCTTACTCCTATGTTTAACGTCAATCAGCTTACACAGGTAATAAATACTTCTATCCTACAAAATATTGGAATACAGGAAAGCTTTTATGTTAACCTTAGCATTGGAATAATTCTTGCAATTTTGGTTCTTGTAATTGCTTTAGGAGGGATTAAAAGAATTGCTAAGACAGCTTCTATGTTGGTCCCTGTTATGGTGGTGTTTTATTTTATTGCCGTATTATATATTCTCTCTATTAATTATCAGAGTATCATACCTACATTCGAACTTATAATTACCGATGCATTTTCGGCTAATTCGGTTTTGGGAGGTTCTGTTGGAGCATTGATTATTTTGGGAACAAGACGTGGTGCATTTTCTAACGAGGCCGGTATCGGTACTGCTGCTATGGCTCACGGTGCGGCAAAAACAAATGAGCCTATTAGAGAAGGTTTGGTGTCTATGTTAATTCCGGTTTTTGATACTTTGATTGTTTGTACACTTACCGCCCTTGCTATTCTGGTTGCCGGTGTCTGGATTGACCCAAGCGAAACAGGAGTCCATCTTACTATGATGTCATTCGAAACAGTAATACCTGGATACGGAACTTACATACTTGCATCTGCAATCTTTGTATTCTCTTTCACAACATTGTTCTCTTTTCCATATTATGGTAAGAAAAGTTTCGAATATATTTTCGGATCTAAATACAGCTGGATTTATACGGTTCTTTATGTGCTGTCAATTCCTGTAGCATCGGTAGTTAGTCTGAAAGTGGTT